GTACTCGAATATTCTTTTGTTAATtccgaaaaataataaaaatgttatCCTGGTTTAAAGAGATATTCCAAAAATCTTAAATCGAGTCTTTACATTTTTTTTGAGTAATCAGAGCTATAAAGAGAGGGACTTGGAGTAAACAAAAACCTGAGTCTAATTTTAGTTTCTTTCTCCAGAGAgctcagagagagagagagagagacaaacaACAATGGCGGTTTATGTAAGAGCGAAAAGAGTTACAGATCCATTAAACGATAAAGTGAAAGCTAGTATTTGTGGtcatcatgatgtgaaaagttatgtTAGTAGCAGCGGGAGTGAACATGATTCTGATCATCATcacgattcttcttcttcttcgtcgtgTAGTCTTTCTGATCTCATTCATGGATTCTtagaaaatgatgatgatgataaaggaAGAAATCAGAACGCCGAGAATGATCATGAAGAGTGTAGTAGTGATTCAGAGAAGAGGATGATTGATAGTAATAATAATTCTGTTTCTCTAAATGAATCGATTAGTATGCTGAGAGATCTGTTGAATCCAAGAGTGAGATTTGATTCAGGTTTTCGATTAATGTTACAATCTCAAGTAACGAAGACATTTACATTATATTCATCATTAAGTTCAGACAAAGGTGTTTTAAGAAGACGTGTTATGAGTTATCTTCGTGAAAATGGATATAATGCTGGGATTTGTAAAACTAAATGGGAAAGTTGTGGAGGATTAACTGGAGGTAATTATGAATTTATTGACGTAATTAAACCAGCATCATTATCATGTTCATCGGAGATcaggtattttattgatattgattttatgGGAGAGTTTGAAATTGCTAGACCAACTTCACAGTATGAGAAGTTGGTACAAATTTTACCTAGAGTTTATATTGGAAGATCTGAAGAACTTAAACAAATTATCAAATTAGTGTCTGAAGCTGCTAAGAAATCTTTGAAGATTAATCAGCTTCTGTTATCTCCTTGGAGGAAGAATCGTTTTATGCAAATGAAATGGTTTGGTCCGTATAAAAGAACTCTGAATCAAgtgtcatcttcttcatcttcatcagcatcACCAACGGCGTCGAATATTCAGTTAGGGTTTCATCAGAAGATCAATTTTGCTCCGATCAAATATcagtcatcttcatcaatgggATTCAACGTTGATCGTAACAGTTCGAATGTTATTAACGGTGTTTGTAACGGTGGCCGTTTAAATAATATTCCTGTGGCTACTCGTATTAGATAGAGGTGTTTGATTGTTAATGATGATGACCCCTGATATGGAAAAAATAGTAAAACCTAAAATGGAAAAAGAGATTATTAATATTAAATTACAAAtttgattttaaatttaattattgtttttttttttgacgtgTAGTGGTTGTAATAATAAAAATGTGTAATGTATATGCGGCGCACGAGATTGTTGTATGTGGCGCAAGTTAGTGTTAATTTTTGCAGTAATGGATAAGGTTCTAAGAAAGTAAGTGTCGTGCGGGCTCCAAGTAAATTTTGTTTGCTAGTTTTCTTGTTATCCTTTTTACCCACCGTGGAAAATCATGAAATGATGTGGCATTGACAGCTAGTTGAGAAAGTTAATACCTACATCATGTTTGTTTACGGCTGATTCGtcttgatctatgtaaattttttGACCGGATCAGATCCAATTTAATATGTTTGTCTTTTAGATCAGATACAAATAAATATAGTGCTAGTTTGGTTTTAGACTTAAGATGCTTGTCTTTTAAATCAAatataaatagatatgatgctAGATTGGTTTTAGCTGATTTAACAATTTGATCGGCCGAAAATCGGATGTCTTAGTGGTTTTCAAATTTTTCTGTTATCCGAGTCGAAGCGTGATTCAACTTTTGGTGACTCCAAGTATAACCTTTGGGTGTATTCCCGAATGGATTCAAAAGCTTTCGAGGACTTATTATTTGAACCCGATATACTAAACGGTATTGCTATCCAGTTTTTTCTTTTCCAGCTCCCTATTCAGTTCCCTACAATCTAAACTCCACATTTAGGGAATGGTGAACCCCACTTATACCTGAATGTGAATCTGAATTTAGATGTGTGGTTTAAATTTGAGGGAGGTGAAAAAGAGGAAGTTAAATAGCATTTCCGTATAGTTGTATATGGATGTTACAACCGATTTAAAGACACgtcgaaaagaaaaaagaaaaaaaaaaagactccaGCAGAAAATAGAAACAGAAGACCGATTTCGACGAGTATTCACACCGCCTCCGACTGATTCTGCCCAAAGATAATCGATTTTGATTATCTTTGTCACCTGTGTTACTTTATGTTTGAAAAAAAGTGTGTCAAATGGCTGGATCTATGGATTCTTTTATGCCTTGATCACTTGTGTTACTGTGATTATGATAAAACTCTTGAGAAATTGTTGGATCTGGATCCTAACATCTCTACCATCAgtaaacttgttatttgatttggATACGTCGCATTTAGTCTTAATAATATCATTTAAACCCGTCATGTTAATtattccctccgttactttttaataggccagtttctataaataaatatttcaaaaaaatatttcagttttccaattgggaaagtcaaatgttactttaattttctaggaccacttttcttttaatttcttttgatgacaagtgttatgtggaccatttcacttatttctttcactgacaagtgtcatggggacgaTTTCACTTcatttcttttattgacaagtatctacaggaccactttcaataattagttcacttagtttccttaattttctcaaaaaagaaactggcctattaaaaagtaacgaagGGAGTACTTTAAATCAGGTGGAAGTTTTCTGATCTATACTACAAGCCTATAACTCACGCGATTTGAATCCTGGTGTTATGAATGTTATTTCATGAGGCCAGCTTGCCTTTTTTtcggaaatatatatatatcaaaacttGTTGATAATTAAAATTGACATACCTACAGGTAGTGTTTAAGAAATCTATCGAAGGAAATAGTAATTTCTTAGGAAAATCTTATAGCCTTGTGGCATCACATCGTCTAAGAAGTGACTGTGAAAATTGGGAGCCTTGTGTACCAAATTGCCACAGGACGGATGTAGACTTCTTATCTTAACGGATAAACTGATGAGATGGATATGTGATGTTTCTTGTTTTATTGATAAGATGATGGGGACCATCCATGAGGTGGATATATGTAGAGATGTTTCTTGTTTGATTTGATGTGAAGGACTAATTAAGGTAAAACTGGGTCCGAATACATACTAGTCGACTTATTAAACCGTGACACCTCTATCCCCTCTTTTATTTCTCTGGTCACATGGTCGAATCCAGAAATGTGTATTTTATGGTGTATATATTATATTAAAATGTTTAGAtgaagattttcttcttcttttcttttcttttcttttcttttctgtgCTTCAAATTTTTTTAATCGTAAAGATAAGCTTTTAGGTAGGAGGATGGAAAGCAAATGCAGATTTGACAGCTTTAACGTATCTCTATTCGTAttagttttttattattatagCATGTGTATTACGACGATGCCAAAGATTTTACTTTCAATATGCTtagctttctttcttttcttgttgggTCGCAAGTAAATTACTTAGAAGATGGCACGTAGAAGATAAAAGAATGAAAGTCGTAACCTCTGGAACTTTACATATGTCACAAGATCGCATATATAATTCTAGggatttaaaacaaaaaaaagtacAG
This is a stretch of genomic DNA from Papaver somniferum cultivar HN1 chromosome 1, ASM357369v1, whole genome shotgun sequence. It encodes these proteins:
- the LOC113359022 gene encoding uncharacterized protein LOC113359022 → MAVYVRAKRVTDPLNDKVKASICGHHDVKSYVSSSGSEHDSDHHHDSSSSSSCSLSDLIHGFLENDDDDKGRNQNAENDHEECSSDSEKRMIDSNNNSVSLNESISMLRDLLNPRVRFDSGFRLMLQSQVTKTFTLYSSLSSDKGVLRRRVMSYLRENGYNAGICKTKWESCGGLTGGNYEFIDVIKPASLSCSSEIRYFIDIDFMGEFEIARPTSQYEKLVQILPRVYIGRSEELKQIIKLVSEAAKKSLKINQLLLSPWRKNRFMQMKWFGPYKRTLNQVSSSSSSSASPTASNIQLGFHQKINFAPIKYQSSSSMGFNVDRNSSNVINGVCNGGRLNNIPVATRIR